Proteins encoded within one genomic window of Humulus lupulus chromosome 1, drHumLupu1.1, whole genome shotgun sequence:
- the LOC133779204 gene encoding uncharacterized protein LOC133779204 has translation MASTGSQSDSSVSQARREHVVGPGVDALLPLQAPPAAVPAPVVPMVQAPVAPLLAPITIRPNRENYPYWRSQVIPAVRAHECNGFLFGTRPCPPQYLDPPADPNPLLPRQVNPQFTLWIRTDQAILSWLLNSISEAMMGHVLRCQFSRDVWVLLESLFTTQSRARILQLRFQLQSLKNGSLSIHDYILKMKTIADGLTAAGQVFSDDDLILYILGGLGPEYDSVVINLTSRGDRLTLSEVQFLLQSQ, from the coding sequence ATGGCATCCACTGGGTCCCAATCTGATTCCTCTGTTAGTCAAGCTCGCCGAGAACACGTTGTTGGTCCGGGCGTCGATGCTCTGCTTCCTCTTCAAGCTCCACCTGCTGCAGTCCCAGCTCCTGTCGTGCCCATGGTTCAAGCTCCAGTCGCCCCATTGCTTGCTCCGATTACAATCCGCCCCAACCGGGAAAATTACCCATACTGGCGATCCCAAGTGATACCAGCCGTGAGAGCCCACGAGTGCAATGGATTTCTCTTTGGCACAAGACCGTGCCCTCCTCAATACCTTGACCCTCCTGCAGATCCGAATCCCCTTCTACCTAGACAGGTAAACCCTCAATTCACTCTTTGGATTCGAACTGACCAAGCAATTTTGAGTTGGTTGCTGAACTCTATTTCAGAAGCCATGATGGGTCATGTGCTTCGCTGTCAGTTCTCTCGTGATGTGTGGGTTCTTCTTGAGAGTTTGTTCACCACTCAGTCCAGGGCTCGTATACTTCAGCTTCGTTTTCAATTACAATCTCTCAAAAATGGATCTCTCTCTATCCATGACTATATTCTTAAAATGAAAACCATTGCTGATGGTCTCACTGCTGCAGGTCAAGTTTTCAGTGATGATGATCTAATTTTATATATTCTCGGTGGTCTTGGACCAGAATACGACTCTGTTGTTATCAATCTTACTTCCAGGGGTGATCGTTTAACTTTGTCTGAGGTTCAGTTTCTCCTTCAGAGTCAATAA
- the LOC133810303 gene encoding uncharacterized protein LOC133810303, with the protein MSDPLNDPSQDHASSALRMVFPPLPHDPHAPPPLSLHKQRSWSPDAYRDEAWLRRKKSNNKKKQRSKSVTDEDVDELKACIELGFGFDSPEADHQRLSDTLPALGLYYAVNKHYYDSLSKPFTFPPPPPRPSPPPLPPPPPPPPPPMTLTASTSSTASDCETPSPMGSPHTMFDPDDTPQTMKTRLRQWAQVVACSVRQCSS; encoded by the exons ATGTCTGATCCTCTCAACGATCCATCCCAAGACCATGCCTCCTCTGCTCTCCGCATGGTCTTCCCTCCCCTCCCGCATGATCCACACGCGCCGCCTCCTCTCTCGCTCCACAAGCAGCGATCTTGGTCGCCGGACGCGTACAGAGACGAGGCTTGGTTGCGGAGGAAGAAGAGCAACAATAAGAAGAAGCAGAGGAGCAAGAGCGTGACCGACGAGGACGTTGACGAGCTCAAGGCCTGCATCGAACTCGGATTCGGCTTCGACTCGCCCGAGGCGGATCATCAACGCCTCTCCGATACTTTGCCTGCTCTTGGTCTCTATTACGCCGTCAACAAACACTACTATGATTCTCTCTCCAAACCGTTCACTttccctcctcctcctcctcgtccttctcctccgcCTCTGCCTCCGCCTCCGCCTCCGCCGCCGCCTCCGATGACGTTAACAGCCTCAACGTCTTCAACTGCGTCAGATTGCGAAACTCCGTCTCCGATGGGCAGTCCTCACACCATGTTTGACCCTG ATGATACGCCCCAAACAATGAAGACAAGGCTAAGGCAATGGGCTCAGGTGGTTGCTTGTTCGGTGCGACAGTGCTCGAGTTGA